One Thermofilum sp. genomic window carries:
- a CDS encoding MoxR family ATPase, with the protein MVHFRSAIPSHQLDKWLKDPGAMLDEADFWVSAGSREHWEWSLRYALEYEENHTYWGSRIDKKQFQGIFEEAGGVRTSSAKLFEGILLMRDKPNVVLFYVTGSGIIGAGLVIECEFDFLNLFWPEERRRGEVVFPFRYKMQILWLHESIRTGAWRGDEELTSLLRNYAVSGLQHVVDIAVVNKLRELLKKRLSQPPPTGPQPLPVSWLDRLRVEEIEEGLRNKGLVIHQDVLYELIAALKSGKHVILVGPPGTGKTILVKMLAEIYKVPLVEKTATSEWSRVDVVGGPVFIGGNVVWKCGALLEAIARCHESNGYGAILLIDEINRANLDRAFGEFFTIFGTADPKEWRVPQSLIEEMRSYAGDGKIDRWGSLLLEVYSKDNMLKVPENLRVIATMNLYDRRYLFTLGYALLRRFAVIEVSNPDSSKIQEILRLYCKDAGIIERILDLNSKLRAAGLELGVAILIDVAKIASELENQGINKDEALDNAVAMIVIPQLEGLPTSALENIRKILNEIDLRKSVRTFDSFYLKEINMLREL; encoded by the coding sequence GTGGTTCACTTCCGCTCTGCTATCCCTAGTCACCAACTGGATAAGTGGCTTAAAGACCCCGGAGCGATGCTTGACGAAGCTGATTTTTGGGTCTCTGCCGGGTCTCGTGAGCACTGGGAATGGAGCTTGAGGTATGCCCTAGAATACGAGGAAAACCACACTTATTGGGGCTCAAGGATCGATAAGAAACAGTTCCAGGGAATATTCGAAGAAGCTGGAGGAGTTCGAACTTCCTCTGCTAAGCTCTTTGAAGGTATTCTTTTGATGCGTGATAAACCGAACGTAGTGCTCTTCTACGTAACTGGTAGCGGAATCATTGGAGCAGGTTTGGTTATCGAATGTGAATTCGATTTTCTCAACCTATTTTGGCCCGAGGAGAGGAGGAGAGGTGAAGTAGTGTTTCCGTTCAGGTATAAAATGCAGATTCTATGGCTTCACGAGTCTATCCGTACGGGAGCCTGGAGGGGGGATGAGGAGCTTACTAGCTTGCTTAGGAATTACGCTGTAAGCGGTCTTCAGCACGTAGTCGACATAGCTGTAGTTAATAAACTCCGAGAACTGTTAAAGAAACGTCTTAGCCAACCCCCACCGACCGGTCCTCAGCCTCTACCTGTCAGCTGGTTGGATCGATTAAGAGTAGAAGAGATTGAAGAGGGGCTGCGGAATAAAGGGTTAGTAATCCATCAGGATGTACTGTATGAGCTCATCGCCGCGCTTAAAAGTGGGAAGCACGTTATACTCGTAGGACCACCTGGCACTGGAAAAACAATTCTAGTTAAAATGTTAGCAGAAATATATAAAGTGCCGCTTGTTGAGAAGACGGCAACAAGTGAGTGGAGTAGGGTTGACGTTGTAGGCGGCCCCGTGTTCATTGGTGGTAACGTCGTATGGAAATGCGGTGCTCTGCTAGAAGCCATAGCTCGCTGTCATGAAAGCAACGGGTATGGAGCGATCTTACTTATTGATGAGATTAACAGAGCTAACCTCGATAGAGCGTTTGGCGAGTTTTTTACAATATTTGGCACCGCTGATCCGAAAGAGTGGAGAGTGCCTCAGAGTCTCATAGAGGAGATGCGGTCATACGCGGGAGACGGCAAAATAGATAGGTGGGGTTCTTTACTGCTTGAAGTCTACTCGAAGGACAATATGCTTAAAGTTCCTGAGAACCTTCGAGTAATTGCCACAATGAATCTCTATGATAGACGTTACCTCTTCACTTTAGGTTATGCCCTCTTACGGCGCTTTGCCGTAATTGAGGTAAGCAATCCAGATTCAAGCAAGATTCAAGAGATTCTGAGATTATATTGTAAAGATGCTGGAATCATTGAACGTATCCTCGATTTGAATAGCAAACTAAGAGCTGCTGGGCTCGAGTTGGGTGTCGCAATTCTAATAGATGTAGCAAAGATTGCAAGTGAATTAGAAAATCAAGGGATTAATAAGGATGAGGCTCTTGATAATGCTGTAGCGATGATAGTGATCCCTCAACTCGAAGGATTGCCTACTTCCGCCTTAGAGAATATAAGAAAAATTCTAAACGAGATAGATCTAAGAAAATCTGTTAGAACTTTTGATAGTTTCTACCTTAAAGAAATAAATATGTTAAGAGAACTATGA
- a CDS encoding radical SAM protein, with protein sequence MFYDEGFAVLRDQLDGELVIGAGLIMSCFCYSIFRLDPYIGCQHSCSYCYTKFLPGYRRSFKAITNYSRLLRAALEKWRSSGVPLPPFRLSALTDPLPPIEEKLGIALEVMKVAKRLEIPLIICTKSTLIARGPWLDAVKELVGEGLAIVQLSIAFLNDEVARKLERGAPPPSERFKAAEKLTDEQIPVVLRLQPLIPYLNSSTEFLEEYADTARSVGAKHVILEALRILSWQDLECFKVVMPKLDFTRLTNPALWELYPWGAHKHPRREWRRSIYELAVERLSRRGLTIGLCREGFFDLNTAPDCCGIHLLRERIMRVTLREQFHGFQPGYRYIQPEDVEHLPLPAARRKLRKHFHLVYKALANKELLQRILG encoded by the coding sequence ATGTTTTATGATGAGGGATTCGCGGTGCTGAGAGATCAGCTTGATGGAGAGTTAGTGATCGGCGCCGGTCTGATAATGTCGTGCTTCTGCTACTCCATCTTTCGCCTGGATCCCTACATAGGGTGTCAACACTCCTGCTCATACTGTTATACAAAATTTCTTCCTGGGTATAGAAGAAGTTTCAAAGCCATTACGAATTATTCCAGGCTGCTTCGCGCAGCGTTAGAGAAGTGGCGCAGCTCAGGTGTGCCTCTGCCCCCGTTCAGGTTATCGGCTTTAACTGACCCCCTTCCACCAATCGAGGAAAAGCTGGGTATCGCACTGGAGGTTATGAAGGTGGCAAAGAGGCTGGAAATCCCTCTCATTATCTGCACGAAATCGACGTTGATAGCCCGGGGACCATGGCTTGACGCTGTGAAGGAGCTAGTAGGCGAGGGGCTAGCAATCGTCCAACTGAGTATAGCCTTTCTGAACGATGAAGTTGCAAGAAAGCTGGAGAGGGGGGCGCCTCCTCCATCGGAGAGGTTTAAAGCGGCAGAGAAGCTGACAGATGAGCAGATCCCCGTGGTCTTAAGGCTGCAGCCGCTAATCCCCTATCTCAACTCGAGCACAGAATTCCTGGAAGAGTATGCGGATACAGCGCGCTCAGTTGGAGCTAAACACGTGATTCTCGAAGCATTGAGGATTTTGAGCTGGCAAGATCTTGAGTGCTTCAAAGTTGTGATGCCAAAACTTGATTTCACAAGATTAACTAATCCAGCCCTTTGGGAGCTGTACCCATGGGGGGCACACAAGCATCCAAGACGAGAGTGGAGACGGAGCATTTACGAACTTGCTGTTGAAAGACTATCGAGAAGGGGACTTACTATTGGTTTATGCAGAGAGGGGTTTTTTGACCTAAACACGGCGCCGGACTGTTGCGGCATCCATCTATTGCGTGAAAGAATTATGCGCGTTACTCTGCGTGAACAATTTCATGGTTTTCAGCCCGGCTACCGATACATACAGCCCGAAGATGTGGAACATTTACCGCTTCCTGCTGCGAGAAGAAAGCTAAGAAAACACTTTCATTTAGTATATAAAGCGCTGGCAAATAAAGAACTACTTCAAAGGATCTTAGGCTAA
- a CDS encoding PaREP1 family protein produces the protein MSKHLEVAWSYYGRAVKLLSEGDPCDAAEKVWVAVWHVTLALAEKYVGSTRPPEGVTWREFVESASMGAGLGEWEAAERGASNRMRGVLRDGQFSGP, from the coding sequence TTGTCGAAGCACCTAGAGGTCGCGTGGAGCTACTACGGGAGGGCGGTGAAGCTCCTGTCGGAGGGCGACCCCTGCGACGCGGCCGAGAAGGTCTGGGTTGCGGTGTGGCACGTCACCCTGGCGCTCGCAGAGAAGTACGTGGGATCCACGAGGCCGCCGGAGGGAGTGACGTGGAGGGAGTTCGTGGAAAGCGCGTCGATGGGAGCTGGCTTGGGTGAGTGGGAGGCTGCAGAGAGGGGGGCCTCGAACCGGATGAGAGGTGTGCTCCGCGATGGGCAGTTTTCCGGGCCGTGA